A window from Triplophysa dalaica isolate WHDGS20190420 chromosome 3, ASM1584641v1, whole genome shotgun sequence encodes these proteins:
- the ghrhra gene encoding growth hormone releasing hormone receptor a, producing MLLFGLIVAPSGFNMIDVDLCLFATFWSAVWAIHPECDIITQLIQEEEICTKTKNRETNQTQQTGCGTDWDRILCWNTANTGQIINVSCSEVFQHFSNNQGFIYRNCTSDGWSDPYPSYDEACAFEDDSESGSVTTFSTLKRLYTAGYATSLISLITAVIIFTYFRKFHCTRNYIHINLFVSFILRASAVFIKDAVLFSDETQDHCLMSTVACKTAVAFFQFCILTNYFWLLMEGMYLQTLLALTFASQRKYFWWYILIGWGVPSVLLVVWALTRQFYDNRGCWDDTDNMNIWWIIKGPITVSLFANFIIFLNVIRILVQKLKSPGVGGSDTGHFMRLAKSTLFLIPLFGMHYTVFAFLPENTGEIVRFCIELGLGSFQGFVVALLYCFLNGEVQAELKRILLKWQTHLSTTKKSRITITQISMHEVGGTQAHINGDITSV from the exons ATGCTTCTTTTTGGACTGATAGTTGCTCCTTCTGGGTTTAATATGATTGATGTGGATCTTTGTTTATTTGCGACTTTTTGGAGTGCG GTGTGGGCTATCCATCCAGAGTGTGATATTATCACTCAGCTGATACAGGAGGAAGAAATCTGCACTAAGACCAAGAACAGAGAGACCAACCAGACCCAACAAACAG GATGTGGAACGGATTGGGATAGGATACTGTGCTGGAATACGGCCAACACTGGACAAATCATCAATGTTTCCTGCTCAGAAGTCTTCCAACATTTCTCCAACAATCAAG GTTTTATATACAGGAACTGCACGTCTGATGGCTGGAGTGACCCGTATCCTTCATATGACGAGGCTTGTGCGTTTGAAGATGATTCAGAGTCTGGAAGTGTG acAACCTTCTCAACTTTGAAGAGGCTGTACACAGCAGGATATGCAACCTCACTTATATCACTCATAACAGCTGTTATCATCTTTACCTACTTCAG AAAGTTTCACTGTACCAGAAACTACATACACATCAACCTGTTTGTTTCCTTCATATTACGGGCCAGTGCAGTGTTTATCAAAGACGCTGTGCTGTTCTCAGACGAAACCCAGGATCACTGCCTAATGTCCACg GTGGCATGTAAAACCGCTGTAGCGTTCTTTCAGTTCTGCATTCTCACCAACTACTTCTGGTTGCTGATGGAGGGGATGTACCTGCAAACGCTCCTCGCCCTCACATTTGCATCACAGAGGAAGTACTTCTGGTGGTATATCCTCATAGGATGGG GCGTGCCATCAGTTTTATTGGTTGTGTGGGCATTGACCAGACAGTTTTATGATAACAGAGG GTGCTGGGATGACACAGATAACATGAATATCTGGTGGATCATTAAAGGACCGATCACAGTATCGCTGTTT GCCAATTTTATCATCTTCCTAAATGTGATTCGTATATTAGTTCAGAAATTGAAGAGTCCTGGAGTTGGAGGCAGTGACACGGGCCACTTTAT GCGTCTGGCCAAGTCCACCCTCTTCCTCATTCCTCTGTTTGGGATGCACTACACTGTGTTTGCCTTTTTGCCAGAAAACACTGGGGAAATAGTGCGCTTCTGCATCGAGCTCGGTCTCGGCTCATTTCAG GGTTTTGTGGTGGCATTGCTTTACTGTTTTCTAAATGGAGAG GTACAGGCAGAGCTGAAGCGGATACTATTGAAATGGCAGACTCATCTGAGTACCACTAAAAAGAGCCGGATCACTATTACTCAAATCTCGATGCATGAGGTCGGAGGCACACAGGCTCACATCAATGGCGACATCACATCTGTATGA
- the eef1da gene encoding eukaryotic translation elongation factor 1 delta a (guanine nucleotide exchange protein) isoform X2, whose protein sequence is MLPGSHVLFSVTRNPAEKLNSKPLVTYQTFQNIAMSALQGLAQEKIWFDKSRYDEAERSFYEGDNGIEQTPQEKEASAILQDIAKARENIQKSLSGSQNASKSEDQSEVISRMKSLELDNKNLHKVVDDLRAMLSKLESRMAVLEKSQGPAKKTAPIAKAAPIQKPKVAEQNGADDDDDIDLFGSDEEDEEAERIKAERVTEYAARKSKKPALIAKSSILLDVKPWDDETEMSKLEECVRSIQMDGLLWGASKLVPVGYGIKKLQIGCVVEDDKVGTDILEEEITKFEDYIQSVDIAAFNKI, encoded by the exons ATGTTACCCGGCTCTCACGTTCTCTTTTCTGTAACGAGGAATCCAGCGGAGAAGTTGAATTCGAAACCGCTTGTCACTTATCAAACTTTTCAAAA CATTGCAATGAGCGCACTTCAGGGACTTGCCCAGGAGAAGATCTGGTTTGACAAGTCCAGATATGATGAGGCCGAGCGGAGTTTCTATGAGGGGGACAACGGCATAGAACAGACTCCACAG GAGAAGGAAGCTAGTGCCATCCTGCAGGACATTGCTAAAGCCCGAGAGAATATCCAGAAATCCCTATCCGGA AGTCAAAATGCCAGTAAATCTGAAGATCAGAGTGAAGTCATCTCTCGCATGAAGAGCCTGGAACTGGACAACAAGAATTTGCACAAAG tgGTGGATGATCTCAGAGCCATGCTGTCCAAGCTAGAATCCAGAATGGCCGTGCTGGAGAAAAGCCAAGGGCCTGCTAAAAAAACAGCTCCCATCGCCAAG gctgCTCCCATCCAGAAGCCCAAGGTTGCAGAACAAAACGGTGCTGATGACGATGATGACATTGACCTTTTTGGCAGCGATGAGGAAGATGAGGAGGCAGAGCGCATCAAAGCCGAGAGAGTTACGGAGTATGCAGCGAGGAAGTCCAAGAAACCCGCCCTCATCGCCAAATCCTCCATTCTATTGGacgtcaaacct TGGGATGATGAGACCGAAATGAGCAAGCTGGAGGAGTGTGTACGCTCCATACAGATGGACGGCCTCCTGTGGGGAGCTTCTAAACTGGTTCCCGTCGGCTACGGCATCAAAAAGCTCCAGATTGGCTGTGTGGTTGAAGATGATAAAGTTGGAACGGACATTCTGGAAGAGGAGATTACAAAGTTTGAGGATTAT ATCCAGAGTGTTGACATCGCTGCTTTCAACAAGATCTGA
- the eef1da gene encoding eukaryotic translation elongation factor 1 delta a (guanine nucleotide exchange protein) isoform X1 codes for MLPGSHVLFSVTRNPAEKLNSKPLVTYQTFQNIAMSALQGLAQEKIWFDKSRYDEAERSFYEGDNGIEQTPQEKEASAILQDIAKARENIQKSLSGVKTALQACKGHARSQKPRERKTSQNASKSEDQSEVISRMKSLELDNKNLHKVVDDLRAMLSKLESRMAVLEKSQGPAKKTAPIAKAAPIQKPKVAEQNGADDDDDIDLFGSDEEDEEAERIKAERVTEYAARKSKKPALIAKSSILLDVKPWDDETEMSKLEECVRSIQMDGLLWGASKLVPVGYGIKKLQIGCVVEDDKVGTDILEEEITKFEDYIQSVDIAAFNKI; via the exons ATGTTACCCGGCTCTCACGTTCTCTTTTCTGTAACGAGGAATCCAGCGGAGAAGTTGAATTCGAAACCGCTTGTCACTTATCAAACTTTTCAAAA CATTGCAATGAGCGCACTTCAGGGACTTGCCCAGGAGAAGATCTGGTTTGACAAGTCCAGATATGATGAGGCCGAGCGGAGTTTCTATGAGGGGGACAACGGCATAGAACAGACTCCACAG GAGAAGGAAGCTAGTGCCATCCTGCAGGACATTGCTAAAGCCCGAGAGAATATCCAGAAATCCCTATCCGGA GTCAAGACTGCACTGCAGGCTTGTAAAGGACACGCTCGCTCTCAGAAACCCAGAGAGAGGAAGACT AGTCAAAATGCCAGTAAATCTGAAGATCAGAGTGAAGTCATCTCTCGCATGAAGAGCCTGGAACTGGACAACAAGAATTTGCACAAAG tgGTGGATGATCTCAGAGCCATGCTGTCCAAGCTAGAATCCAGAATGGCCGTGCTGGAGAAAAGCCAAGGGCCTGCTAAAAAAACAGCTCCCATCGCCAAG gctgCTCCCATCCAGAAGCCCAAGGTTGCAGAACAAAACGGTGCTGATGACGATGATGACATTGACCTTTTTGGCAGCGATGAGGAAGATGAGGAGGCAGAGCGCATCAAAGCCGAGAGAGTTACGGAGTATGCAGCGAGGAAGTCCAAGAAACCCGCCCTCATCGCCAAATCCTCCATTCTATTGGacgtcaaacct TGGGATGATGAGACCGAAATGAGCAAGCTGGAGGAGTGTGTACGCTCCATACAGATGGACGGCCTCCTGTGGGGAGCTTCTAAACTGGTTCCCGTCGGCTACGGCATCAAAAAGCTCCAGATTGGCTGTGTGGTTGAAGATGATAAAGTTGGAACGGACATTCTGGAAGAGGAGATTACAAAGTTTGAGGATTAT ATCCAGAGTGTTGACATCGCTGCTTTCAACAAGATCTGA
- the eef1da gene encoding eukaryotic translation elongation factor 1 delta a (guanine nucleotide exchange protein) isoform X3, which produces MLPGSHVLFSVTRNPAEKLNSKPLVTYQTFQNIAMSALQGLAQEKIWFDKSRYDEAERSFYEGDNGIEQTPQSQNASKSEDQSEVISRMKSLELDNKNLHKVVDDLRAMLSKLESRMAVLEKSQGPAKKTAPIAKAAPIQKPKVAEQNGADDDDDIDLFGSDEEDEEAERIKAERVTEYAARKSKKPALIAKSSILLDVKPWDDETEMSKLEECVRSIQMDGLLWGASKLVPVGYGIKKLQIGCVVEDDKVGTDILEEEITKFEDYIQSVDIAAFNKI; this is translated from the exons ATGTTACCCGGCTCTCACGTTCTCTTTTCTGTAACGAGGAATCCAGCGGAGAAGTTGAATTCGAAACCGCTTGTCACTTATCAAACTTTTCAAAA CATTGCAATGAGCGCACTTCAGGGACTTGCCCAGGAGAAGATCTGGTTTGACAAGTCCAGATATGATGAGGCCGAGCGGAGTTTCTATGAGGGGGACAACGGCATAGAACAGACTCCACAG AGTCAAAATGCCAGTAAATCTGAAGATCAGAGTGAAGTCATCTCTCGCATGAAGAGCCTGGAACTGGACAACAAGAATTTGCACAAAG tgGTGGATGATCTCAGAGCCATGCTGTCCAAGCTAGAATCCAGAATGGCCGTGCTGGAGAAAAGCCAAGGGCCTGCTAAAAAAACAGCTCCCATCGCCAAG gctgCTCCCATCCAGAAGCCCAAGGTTGCAGAACAAAACGGTGCTGATGACGATGATGACATTGACCTTTTTGGCAGCGATGAGGAAGATGAGGAGGCAGAGCGCATCAAAGCCGAGAGAGTTACGGAGTATGCAGCGAGGAAGTCCAAGAAACCCGCCCTCATCGCCAAATCCTCCATTCTATTGGacgtcaaacct TGGGATGATGAGACCGAAATGAGCAAGCTGGAGGAGTGTGTACGCTCCATACAGATGGACGGCCTCCTGTGGGGAGCTTCTAAACTGGTTCCCGTCGGCTACGGCATCAAAAAGCTCCAGATTGGCTGTGTGGTTGAAGATGATAAAGTTGGAACGGACATTCTGGAAGAGGAGATTACAAAGTTTGAGGATTAT ATCCAGAGTGTTGACATCGCTGCTTTCAACAAGATCTGA